From Pseudomonas sp. AN-1:
GGCACACCTGGTAGCCGGTCATGCCCGGCATCATCACGTCGAGCAGGATCAGGTCGGGCTGCTCGCGGCCGGCCAGCTCGATGGCCTTGTCGCCGTCGCGGGCGAACAGCAGGCGGTAGCTGTCCTGCAGGATATGCCGCAGGACCTGCAGGTTGCTCGGCTCGTCATCGACGAGGAGGAGTTTCTGGCGTCGTTCGGCGATGTCGGTGGTCATGCTGGCTGGCCCTCGGGCAATGTCTCCAGCCGGCTCCGCAGCACTTCCAGCAGCTGCAGGGCCCGGTCGAATTCGAATTCGTCTACTGCACCCACCAGGGCGGCCAGGCTGGCCGAGTTGCCCTGCGGGTCGAGCCTGGCGAGCAGCTGGCGCAACGCCAAGTCGTCCAGTTCGCCGCGGCGCCAGACGCGCGCCAGGCGCTCGAGCAGCACCGGCACCTCGACCAGCGGACAACTGGCAGACGTGCAGGCCGTCGCCCGGCAGCTGTCTGCCAGCGGACAGGCGGCAACGGCCATGGACGCAGCACCCGGCTCCACGCCGGCCTGGGCGGGGGCAATCCCGGTGACGCGGACGATCTCGTCCAGCAGCCGCTCCAGTTCCACCGGCTTGGCGGCGAAACCGTCCATGCCCGCCTCGCGGGCGGCCAGGCGGTCGCTCTCCAGCACGCTGGCGGTCAAGGCGATCAGCGGGGTGCGTGGCAGGCCATGGGCCTGCTCGTGGGCGCGCCACTGGCGGCTGGCGGCAAGGCCGTCGACGCCGGGCATCTGCACGTCCATAAGCACCAGGTCGAAGCGCCCGCCGGCCAGCGCCGCCAGGGCCTGCGCGCCGTCGCGGGCGGTGCCGATGCGATGGCCGAGGCGGCCCAGGCCGAGCGCCAGCAGCTCGACGTTCTGCTCAACGTCGTCGACCACCAGGATGTGCAGCGGCGGCAGGTGCGGCAGGCTCGGCACCGCTTGCCGCGGCAGCGCCTGCGCCGCGGGCAGCGGCAGGGTGATGCGGAAGGTGCTGCCCTCACCGGGCCGGCTGTGCACCTCGATGCGGCCGCCCATCAGCTCCACCAGCTGGCGGGCGATGGTGGTGCCGAGGCCGGTGCCGCCGAAGCGGCGGCTCATCGAGGCGTCAGCCTGGGCGAACGGCTCGAAGATCTTCTGCAGGCGGTCGGCCGCGATGCCGATACCGGTATCGCGCACGGCCAGGCACACCTGCTCGCCCTCGGCCTGCACATGCAGGCTCACCTCGCCCTGCGGGGTGAACTTGATCGCGTTGCCGAGCAGGTTCAGCAGCACCTGCTGGATGCGCAGCGGATCGCCGCGAAAGCCCTCGCCCAGCTCCGCCGCGTAGTGCAGCGACAGCGTCAGGCCCTTGGCCGTCGCATTGGGGCGCAGCAGGGCGCAGATCCGCTCGACCAGCTCGCGCAGCGAGAAGTCGACCGCCTCCAGCTCGACCACCCCGCGTTCGAGCTTGGCGGTATCGAGGATGTCGTTGAGCAGAGCCAGCAGGGAGCGGGCCGAGTGCTGCACGGTCTGCAGGTGGCGGCGCTGCGTGTCGTCCAGCCGGCTGCCGAGCAGCAGCTCGGTGAAGCCGATGATGGCGTTCATCGGCGTGCGGATCTCGTGGCTCATGTTGGCCAGGAAGGCGCTCCTGGCGGCCGCCGCCCGCTCGGCGCGCTCCTTGGCTTCGAGCAGCTCCGCCTCCATCTCGCGGTGGAAGCTGATGTCGCTGGCGAACTTGACCACCTTGCCCGGCCCGCCAGCGGGCGGAAAGATCGGGTGGTAGGAGGCCTGGACCCACAGCTCGCGACCGTCGAGGGCCAGCCGGCGGTATTCGCCGGTTTCGTGCTCGCCACGCCGCAGGCGCTCCCACAGCTCCTGATAGTCCTGGCTGTGCGCCACTCCCGGCGGGCAGAAGATGCTGTGCGGCTGCCCGCGGATCTCCTCTAGGCGGCAGCCGAACAGATCGAGAAAGTTCTGGTTGGCGGTGAGTATGCGGCCCTGCAGGTCGAACTCGATCACCGCCATGACCCGGTGGATGGCCGCCATCTGGCTGACCGGGTCGCTGGCATGAGCCGGGGCGGCGAACGCGCCTTCCATGTCGCGCCCCTCCGGGTTCCGACGCCCGATACGCAACCCGTCCAGCAACACGGCCAGAGCCCCCAGCGCCAGGATGCCCAGCACCATGAGAATCAGTGGGTCGCCCGGCCAGGCACCGGCCATCATTCGAGCTCTGGCAGCACGATACTCTCGATCGGCCCCAGCCCGCTCAGTTCGGCATCACTGAGCAGCGGCCCGCTGCCCCGCGGATCGAGCGCCGGGCTGGCCGTCAGCTGCACCTGGCCCACCTGCCCCTCGCGATCCAGGCGGCGCACCCAGGCCAGCTGGCCGCTGCCGAAGCGCACCAGGCTGCCGACCGGGATCAGCCCGAAATGGCGGATGTAGCGCTGGCTCCACTGCGGGTCGAACTGGCCGGTGCTGGCGAGCAGGTGACGGTAGATGGCGTCGATCGGCTGGGGCGGGCGATCGGCACGCGGACGGCTCATGGCGTCGACCACATCGATCACCGTGGCCATGCGCGCCAGCTCGCCCAGACGCTCGGCTGGAGCCGCCTGCGGGTAGCCGCTGCCATCGAGGCGCTCGTTGATCGCTCCCACCACGGCATCCAGCACCGGTCCGGCCAGCCACTTGCAGCTGTCCAGACGCTCGCGCAGCAGGCCCACATGGCTGCCGAAGGCCAGGCGCTGGCCGGCATCCAGATGCCTGGCCAGGCGCAGTTCGACCGGCAGCAGCGCCTTGCCCAGGTCATGCACCAGGGCGGCAGCGACGATCGCCTTGGTCGCCTGACGCGGCAGGTTGCGCGCCTGGGCCATGTCCGCCATGCGCACCGCCAGGGCGATGCCGTGCTGCACCAGCAGCGGCTCGCCGGGCTGGTGCAGCACGGCGAACAGCAGGGAATCGCGGTCGGTCGCCAGCAGCTCGAGCAGCAGATCGCTGTGGCGCGACAGCTGCCTGGAGTCGACCGCCGCACCGTGGCGCAGCTTGATCAGTTGGGTGTCCAGATAGGCCGCCACCCGCCCCAGGCGTCGGCCGATGCTGCTGCCTGGCAGCGGGTTGCCGCCTGCCGGCAGCGCCTGCGTCAGCGGCGCGCGCTGGATGAACAGGGCCGAGGGCTGCAGGGCCCGGTTGCCGTTATGGCTGGCGCGGGCCTTCTCCCGCTCGATCTCGCGCACGTACAACCACAGGCGCCGTTCCTGGTCGCCGCTGATGCCGAGGAACTGGCAGCCGAAACGCATGCTCTGCCAGTCCAGCTCGCCGTGCATGTGACAGACCCGCGCGGGCACTTCGAGACGCTGGCCACCGGGAAAGCCGAGCACCAGCCGGTCGAGCACCTGCGGCCCCTCGAGGCGCACCGCCTCCCTGGCCGGCAACTCGACCAGGCAGCCGCCCAGCGACAGGTTGACCAGGCGGCCGCGCAGGACCTGCTCGCCGCCATGAAGGTGCAGCTCGACCACCACCAGCATGTCGCTGTGCAGTTCGGCACGATAGGAACTGCGCCGGTGCAGCAGGTCCAGCCACTGCGGATAGGCGCACAGGAACTGCACGCGCCCCGCTGCCTCGCACCGCCCCAGCACGTTCAGGCTGGGGGTGCGCAGCATGGCGCCGTCGACCTGGCCGCACAGATGGAAGGGGTCGTTGCGCTCGATCCGCCCGGCCAGCTCCGGAGTGGCGCTGATGTCGATCACCAGCCCTTCCTCCG
This genomic window contains:
- a CDS encoding PAS domain-containing hybrid sensor histidine kinase/response regulator, translated to MMAGAWPGDPLILMVLGILALGALAVLLDGLRIGRRNPEGRDMEGAFAAPAHASDPVSQMAAIHRVMAVIEFDLQGRILTANQNFLDLFGCRLEEIRGQPHSIFCPPGVAHSQDYQELWERLRRGEHETGEYRRLALDGRELWVQASYHPIFPPAGGPGKVVKFASDISFHREMEAELLEAKERAERAAAARSAFLANMSHEIRTPMNAIIGFTELLLGSRLDDTQRRHLQTVQHSARSLLALLNDILDTAKLERGVVELEAVDFSLRELVERICALLRPNATAKGLTLSLHYAAELGEGFRGDPLRIQQVLLNLLGNAIKFTPQGEVSLHVQAEGEQVCLAVRDTGIGIAADRLQKIFEPFAQADASMSRRFGGTGLGTTIARQLVELMGGRIEVHSRPGEGSTFRITLPLPAAQALPRQAVPSLPHLPPLHILVVDDVEQNVELLALGLGRLGHRIGTARDGAQALAALAGGRFDLVLMDVQMPGVDGLAASRQWRAHEQAHGLPRTPLIALTASVLESDRLAAREAGMDGFAAKPVELERLLDEIVRVTGIAPAQAGVEPGAASMAVAACPLADSCRATACTSASCPLVEVPVLLERLARVWRRGELDDLALRQLLARLDPQGNSASLAALVGAVDEFEFDRALQLLEVLRSRLETLPEGQPA
- a CDS encoding PilZ domain-containing protein, translated to MEEQIDTPTRIEHPGECLSLLEGLCQPGGAALLFAAQPGQPHPVVLMELDPEEGLVIDISATPELAGRIERNDPFHLCGQVDGAMLRTPSLNVLGRCEAAGRVQFLCAYPQWLDLLHRRSSYRAELHSDMLVVVELHLHGGEQVLRGRLVNLSLGGCLVELPAREAVRLEGPQVLDRLVLGFPGGQRLEVPARVCHMHGELDWQSMRFGCQFLGISGDQERRLWLYVREIEREKARASHNGNRALQPSALFIQRAPLTQALPAGGNPLPGSSIGRRLGRVAAYLDTQLIKLRHGAAVDSRQLSRHSDLLLELLATDRDSLLFAVLHQPGEPLLVQHGIALAVRMADMAQARNLPRQATKAIVAAALVHDLGKALLPVELRLARHLDAGQRLAFGSHVGLLRERLDSCKWLAGPVLDAVVGAINERLDGSGYPQAAPAERLGELARMATVIDVVDAMSRPRADRPPQPIDAIYRHLLASTGQFDPQWSQRYIRHFGLIPVGSLVRFGSGQLAWVRRLDREGQVGQVQLTASPALDPRGSGPLLSDAELSGLGPIESIVLPELE